The following proteins come from a genomic window of Streptomyces sp. GS7:
- a CDS encoding serine/threonine-protein kinase, with amino-acid sequence MKPLGTGDPLRLGPYRLLGVLGEGGMGKVYVGQDAAGTVAAVKVLRPELAHETQLAQRFVREAQAARAVTGKGVANVLGAQTEGGRPWIATEFLAGPTLDQAVEAYGPFGEAAVRALAASLALTLADIHATGLIHRDLKPPNIVLTSSGPRIIDFGIARPEHGLTLTTTGQVPVTPGYGAPEQVLGRRVAPPADIFSLGAVLAYAATGKRVYEGSHIAAVQYAVVHEEPDLSGVPEALRVLIAPLLAKEAAARPAPAQIATAFAPPRGAERAWRRGPVAQDIKERESGIHELTTLTAGTDAGPPVSRRRLLIGAAAGGAVLAAGGGAAALWWPRRRPPVAKTDLFAFPPAARTPVAHVLNADAGDYVNGGSPKALWGPLNVLASDTPAPLPVRDVIVFGALGGGIAAHNVVDGKRRWAAPGIRADRRYLSLSDRLIAAVDDHGTLRTFVATTGEPRWTTPAEADSLLAADDHAVYALTKDHRLRAVGRSDARIRWTAPIDPPFRARIQPPGVIADRRLVLGTLDGHVLAVDTATGHRVWDIRDQSDRYVRPALSGSTVYFGGTTLTARRITDGKELWHVKEKDYLNRPSRYGVVTAYPDAVYAAFEHLEHDDGTESTLPMKRRPDDGKEIFQVRGSAGITTPVVVQGGGIWTIYTVGRGMQAEVQTVDKNSGYPVWSYQLPDSQGRQWLSADGNRVFVMNDGDLWALPVF; translated from the coding sequence ATGAAACCCCTCGGCACCGGCGACCCGCTCCGCCTCGGCCCGTACCGTCTGCTCGGCGTGCTCGGCGAAGGCGGTATGGGCAAGGTCTACGTCGGCCAGGACGCGGCCGGCACCGTCGCCGCGGTCAAGGTGCTGCGGCCCGAACTCGCCCACGAGACCCAGCTCGCGCAGCGGTTCGTCCGCGAGGCGCAGGCGGCGCGGGCGGTCACCGGCAAGGGCGTGGCGAACGTCCTGGGCGCGCAGACCGAGGGCGGGCGGCCGTGGATCGCCACCGAGTTCCTGGCCGGTCCGACGCTCGACCAGGCGGTGGAGGCGTACGGCCCGTTCGGCGAGGCGGCGGTGCGCGCGCTGGCCGCGTCCCTCGCGCTCACCCTGGCGGACATCCACGCCACGGGCCTGATCCACCGCGACCTCAAGCCGCCGAACATCGTGCTCACCTCGTCCGGTCCGCGCATCATCGACTTCGGCATCGCCCGGCCCGAGCACGGTCTGACCCTCACCACCACCGGCCAGGTCCCGGTCACCCCCGGCTACGGCGCCCCCGAGCAGGTCCTGGGCCGCCGGGTCGCCCCGCCCGCCGACATCTTCTCGCTGGGCGCCGTCCTGGCGTACGCGGCGACCGGCAAGCGGGTCTACGAGGGCAGCCACATCGCCGCCGTCCAGTACGCGGTCGTCCACGAGGAGCCCGATCTCTCCGGCGTCCCGGAAGCGCTCCGCGTGCTCATCGCGCCGCTGCTCGCCAAGGAGGCGGCGGCCCGCCCCGCGCCCGCGCAGATCGCCACCGCCTTCGCCCCGCCGCGGGGCGCCGAACGGGCCTGGCGGCGCGGGCCGGTGGCCCAGGACATCAAGGAGCGGGAGAGCGGCATCCACGAGCTGACCACGCTGACGGCGGGTACGGACGCCGGGCCGCCGGTGTCCCGCCGCCGGCTGCTGATCGGCGCCGCGGCGGGCGGTGCGGTGCTCGCCGCGGGCGGCGGGGCGGCGGCGCTCTGGTGGCCGCGGCGGCGCCCGCCCGTCGCGAAGACCGACCTGTTCGCCTTTCCGCCGGCGGCCCGGACGCCGGTGGCGCATGTGCTGAACGCGGACGCCGGCGACTACGTCAACGGCGGCTCCCCGAAGGCGTTGTGGGGCCCGCTGAACGTCCTCGCTTCCGACACGCCCGCCCCGCTGCCCGTACGGGACGTCATCGTCTTCGGCGCGCTCGGCGGCGGTATCGCGGCCCACAACGTCGTGGACGGGAAGCGCCGTTGGGCCGCGCCGGGCATCCGCGCGGACCGCCGCTACCTCTCGCTCTCCGACCGCCTGATCGCCGCCGTCGACGACCACGGCACGCTCCGGACGTTCGTCGCGACCACCGGCGAACCCCGCTGGACCACCCCCGCCGAGGCGGACTCCCTGCTCGCCGCCGACGACCACGCGGTCTACGCCCTGACCAAGGACCACCGGCTGCGGGCCGTCGGCCGGTCCGACGCGCGGATCCGCTGGACCGCGCCGATCGACCCGCCGTTCCGCGCCAGGATCCAGCCGCCCGGGGTGATCGCCGACCGCCGGCTGGTCCTGGGCACCCTCGACGGCCACGTGCTCGCCGTGGACACCGCCACCGGCCACCGGGTCTGGGACATCCGCGACCAGTCCGACCGCTACGTCCGCCCGGCGCTCTCCGGCTCCACCGTCTACTTCGGCGGCACCACGCTGACCGCCCGCCGGATCACCGACGGCAAGGAGCTGTGGCACGTCAAGGAGAAGGACTACCTCAACCGCCCCTCGCGCTACGGTGTGGTCACGGCCTACCCGGACGCGGTCTACGCGGCCTTCGAGCACCTCGAACACGACGACGGGACGGAGTCCACCCTGCCGATGAAGCGGCGGCCCGACGACGGCAAGGAGATCTTCCAGGTGCGGGGCTCCGCCGGCATCACGACGCCGGTCGTCGTCCAGGGCGGCGGCATCTGGACGATCTACACCGTCGGCCGGGGCATGCAGGCCGAGGTGCAGACCGTGGACAAGAATAGCGGCTACCCGGTCTGGAGCTACCAGCTGCCCGACTCACAGGGCCGCCAGTGGCTGTCCGCCGACGGCAACCGCGTCTTCGTGATGAACGACGGCGACCTGTGGGCGCTGCCGGTGTTCTGA